aggttaggtcaggttaggttaggttaggttaggtcaggttaggttaggttaggttaggttaggttaggtcaggttaggttaggttaggtcaggttaggttaggtcaggttaggttaggttaggttaggttaggttaggttaggttaggttaggttaggttaggttaggttaggttaggttagtttaggttaggttaggttaggttaggttaggttaggttaggttaggttaggttaggttaggttaggttaggttaggttggttaggttaggttaggttaggttaggttaggttaggttaggttaggttaggttaggttaggttaggttaggttaggttaggttaggttaggttaaggttaggttaggttaggttaggttaggttaggttaggttaggttaggttaggttaggttaggttaggttaggttaggttaggttaggttaggttaggttaggttaggttaggttaggttaggttaggttaggttaggttaggttaggttaggttaggttaggttaggttaggttaggttaggttaggttaggttaggttaggttaNNNNNNNNNNNNNNNNNNNNNNNNNNNNNNNNNNNNNNNNNNNNNNNNNNNNNNNNNNNNNNNNNNNNNNNNNNNNNNNNNNNNNNNNNNNNNNNNNNNNNNNNNNNNNNNNNNNNNNNNNNNNNNNNNNNNNNNNNNNNNNNNNNNNNNNNNNNNNNNNNNNNNNNNNNNNNNNNNNNNNNNNNNNNNNNNNNNNNNNNNNNNNNNNNNNNNNNNNNNNNNNNNNNNNNNNNNNNNNNNNNNNNNNNNNNNNNNNNNNNNNNNNNNNNNNNNNNNNNNNNNNNNNNNNNNNNNNNNNNNNNNNNNNNNNNNNNNNNNNNNNNNNNNNNNNNNNNNNNNNNNNNNNNNNNNNNNNNNNNNNNNNNNNNNNNNNNNNNNNNNNNNNNNNNNNNNNNNNNNNNNNNNNNNNNNNNNNNNNNNNNNNNNNNNNNNNNNNNNNNNNNNNNNNNNNNNNNNNNNNNNNNNNNNNNNNNNNNNNNNNNNNNNNNNNNNNNNNNNNNAGCACCCACGCGGTCAGCCAAACCCCCACGCAGTCACCCTAACCCCCACACAGTCACCCTAACCCCCCACCTGGTCACCCTAACCCCCCACGCGGTCACCCTAACTTGTGTTCTAACCATCAAGAAGACAGTCGGGACCCAGCGTGGTGGTGCTGTCATCCACCTCCTATAATATTCTCCTCTAGTTTTGCCGGCGGTGCGATATTCAGCGGCTGGAACCCCTACCTccacaccctggcctgcctccacaccctggcctgcctccacaccctggcctgcctccacaccctggcctgcctccacaccctggcctgcctccacaccctggcctgcctccacaccctggcctgcctccacaccctggccttcctccacaccctggcctgcctccacaccctggccttcctccacgccctggcctgcctccacaccctggccttcctccacaccctggcctgcctccacACCCTAGCCTGCTTccacaccctggcctgcctccacaccctggcctgcctccacaccctggcctgcctccacaccctggcctgcctccacaccctggccttcctccacaccctggcctgcctccacaccctggccttcctccacaccctggcctgcctccacaccctggcctgcctccacaccctggcctgcctccacaccctggccttcctccacaccctggcctgcctccacaccctggcctgcctccacaccctggcctgcctccacaccctggcctgcctccacaccctggccttcctccacaccctggcctgcctccacaccctggcctgcctccacaccctggcctgcctccacaccctggcctgcctccacaccctggccttcctccacaccctggcctgcctccacaccctggcctgcctccacaccctggccttcctccacaccctggccttcctccacaccctggcctgcctccacaccctggcctgcctccacaccctggcctgcctccacATCCTGGCCTTCCTccacaccctggcctgcctccacaccctggcctgcctccacaccctggcctgcctccacaccctggcctgcctccacaccctggccttcctccacaccctggcctgcctccacaccctggcctgcctccacaccctggcctgcctccacaccctggcctgcctccacaccctggccttcctccacaccctggcctgcctccacaccctggcctgcctccacaccctggcctgcctccacaccctggcctgcctccacaccctggccttcctccacaccctggcctgcctccacaccctggcctgcctccacaccctggcctgcctccacaccctggcctgcctccacACCCTGGCCTGTCTCACACTCGTCTGTGTGTTGCGTCCATGCTCGtgggctcctctctctctcctctgactTTTTGTCTCGCTGtcttatttattcatgaaaataaatgggaaactcatttatttcatgagaatgtactcTGAAACTATCACATAGGGCACTATCCTAATGGAACTATAATATAAGGAacttggtgaaactgcaagcaagagctgtggtTCTATCTCAGCTTAATTAAAACATTCTCCTAgaggcccatttatttcatgagcctgtaatATGCATCAGTtggaattagcctttattcattaacaatattaagtattttttttatcattattattttctaccacagacgtggccacacattaacagtgCTAacgagcatatatacattttcttctgtcctccatgggcagggtgagagatctgttaaacatatagttcaggaatGAAACATACTCCTAGaagcccatttatttcatgaaccTGTTATATGCATCAGTTGGAATAGTCTTTATTCATTAACAATATTAAGTAACGATCATATAAGGACCAGGATGAGACTGTAGCCAACCGTgtaccagagccttcatgtgatcagttgacctgatctcccgtgtatcaacctgttgagcgaacaagttccagacgcgagtcagcctaggaatgaatgatcgctgatggagttaTGTTCTTGAGTAAGGCCGTTGCAGCATGGACTATTCAAGGTTAAGAGCCTAGTGCTACGGGTAGCTACTAGTCGTCCACGGAGCTAGGTTAGGTgcagaactttgaggatgttggccttgtgcaTAACAGTAAAACCACCAACGTCAGGAGGGTGTTTGCAggttctgatgttcagaccgttcccaccagacttggtcaagactagagatgagccttcttgcacgtctctccactttgtccaacagtctgatgaatgatgaaggggggggggggcaggcaatccaggaaaggaGTGATTAGATGAGAGCAAACTTGTGCTTTATATAAGATTTGGCAGCCCTTGTTGTCAAGGTGTGAGAGGCGCCGGAGAGCtttaagtttcctggcggtctcaTTAGCTAGGTTAAGCACTTGGCTCTTCTTGGTCATTGAAGAGtcaaacttcattcccaagatgtcaatttCATCTGTGAACTCTAGAGTTTTGCCACTCATTTACAAGCCTGTCAGACTTGCCATGTACAGTCTAATTATCATCATCGCCTGTGTCTTCTCCGctgcaaatgtgacctgccatctcccaCCCCAGGTAGAAATCGCTGAAGGTTGGTGATTGATGTTTCTTGCAGCAGTTGGCATTTCTTCCTTTCTGTATGTGAAGGTTAGAGTGCAGTTATCAGCACAAACTTGAGCTTCAGGAATAAGATGAAGATCGTTGGAAcagacattccacagcagagggccaagctcACTACCATGTGGAACACTGGCTCCAATTGAGTGCCTTTCCGCTTTTGCTCCATTGAGGACTACCCTTAGTCTCTTTGAAGGTAGTTTTTTATTAACTGTAAGATGGAGCCTGAGATGCCTAGTGCTTGAAGCTTCAAAactaatccagagtgccagacctgATCAAACGCTCCTGCTGTGTCAAGAGCAACAACACAACTAGAGCAacgactgatgccacttagtagAGAGATTCAGcaagagatcagcagcagatcggccaTCACTAAACccatactgtcgatcacataTAAGCCGATGATGATCAAAAATATGATATTATTTGCTCAGcgattaatgattctaggattTTGCCAGTAATGGAGagcagtgacactggtctgtagttaccgaccactgagcggctcttctttttgtgtACTGGAACAAtgtctgccttcttccataaggagggccaaattcctCGAGCTTGGCAGAGTTGGAAGAGGaacgtgagaggtggagccaacaggtcagcaCAGCTGGGTAGTAGTCGTGGACTAACTTTAcctggccccacagctttgcttgtgtctagcgttttaaggagatgaagaacttcagCCTGCtgtataaccacttcagtcatccTAGACACAGTGCCTGcagcaagatgtggaggctgacgttcagCATTAGGGacttgcatcttggcagcaaagtggtttgccagtagATCAGCCatctcctgattgctggttgccacagtTCCATCCTCCCGGCTTAGAGGCaggattgtgtcctcagatgatTATCCCTACTGATCCTTCAACAGGGACCATCAGACTTCGGATACAACCAttccagatgcaagttttcttcaagtttcggattcccatctggatatagcttacttttgaacttctttcattattcgtcaAGATTGTCAATGAATGATTCTGTTATGAGCCGAGGGATGTCGTTTAAATCTCCTCCACGCCCTGTTTTTGGCATCAGCTGCCATCCGGCAGCGATATCCAAACTAAGGCAGATCAGTGGGCTTGGTCACATACTTCCGGTGAGAGATATGCctatgctggaggttcagtataCGACTGATGAAAGCGTTTGGGTGGCTGTTCATGTCCCCCTGGAGCAAGGCATTCCAATCAGTTGTTGCTAACTCTGAGCGGAGGGCTGGCCAGTTCCCTCTGTCCCATAGTCAGTTCGAACAGATTCTTCACCTCGATCTGTCAggatagccagtgtagtaaagacagcctggtggtctgaagaaccaacatatCCCAGAGGTCTGGAGTGAACTATGCTTGCAGGAATGTCTGTTACGACAGGATCAAAGGACGAACCTGATATGTGGGTGGGAAAGCTCACAAAATATTCAAAGTTGAAGACTGCTAAGAGTTCATCAAAATCTCTCTGTATGAGATAGGCTAAGGTCACCAACAATTATAATGTGCTGAGAGTTGTGCTGCATTAGCAGGGAGTCTAGGTTGTCCATAGTTGTGTCCTAAGTTGTCCTAAGCCTAAGTCCAACTGTCCTAAGTTGACTAGGAATACACCCTGCCATTGAGGTCTGTACATTGCATATAAGAGTATTGAGGTACCTGGATTTATGCAAATTTTGAAGAAAATAATTTCAAGATGATCAGGGATGAGCTCATCAATGAGTTGAGCATGCACAGATTTGCTGATGCACACTGCATCACCCCTCCTTAACCCTGTCTGTCTCGGTGCATCCATAAGGTATAACCGGCAATTGTAGCATAGTTCTCAGGAATCCTGTCATCTACAAATGTTTCAATCTAGACAGGTTTCAGCTGTATGCTTCCTGCGATTGCATTTAGAGTAGGGCCTTACTATGATGCTGGGAAGTTGACTGCCAGAGCTAAACCTGGGATTCAAGAGTTGAGACCCATGCTGAGTGTGCTGCTGGTGCTGACGTTGGTCTGGGCCTtgatgaggttggtgatgcagtgcctggttatgattatgttgtggctgagggtgtggaggccgataTCGCTGGTTAGGGCGGACCAGACTCTGCCCACTCCTTCTAGGCCTATTCTGGCTGGTAGAGTTTTGATTTGACCCTTGTACAGGTACTGGGGGCACCGCTTGATTGACAGCTGTAGATGTTGGTACCAGTGTGTCTGAATTGGCAGGAGTGGACGTCATCCTGGGTGTTGTATTTCAACTGCTGTGCGTTTCCTCAGTGGGTGCGACGGAAGATGTTGGCTGCGACAAATATGTGTCTGGACGTCATCTTTGTcgtcacacacgtcacacacaaagTACACACTGCAAGGAGCTGCTGAACacaacaaatttaaaaaaaaggaCAGCACTAAGGAGCCACCCAACCTTCCCTCCCGACCCTGTCTCCGTGTGTGTTtacccacctatttgtgcttgcgggggttgagctctggctctttggtcctgcctcacaactgtcaatcaactggtgtacagattcctgagccttctgggatctgtcatatctacacttgaaattgtttaTGGAGTCCATAAcacatcactgtctccaccacatcactgtctaatgcattcgatTTACTAaccactttgacactgaaaaagttccttctaatgtctctgtggctcatttgggtactcagcttccacctgtgtccccttcttttGCGTTCCACCCGCGAGCAcgcgggtgtgtatgtgtgtgtatgtgtgtgtgtgtgtgtgtgtgtgtgtgtgtgtgtgtgtgtgtgtgtgtgtgtgtgtgtgtgtgtgtgtgtgtgtgtgtgtgtgtgtcacagaatCGAGCTATAGCTCTTGGACTTGGACTGCTCCCTCCCTTTCAAATCAATTTATTTTACCTCTATAATATATACTacatacattctctctctctctctctctctctctctctctctctctctctcgctctccactAGGTTGACCAGAGCCACACTCCCCTCATCTCCCGTAGTCATATCAACATAACTGGACAACATGGCCACAGGGTGTGGATGGTAGTGAGTCACTGTTCACTTAACACAGCTTCAGAGAGCCTTGTTTAGCATGAATCAGCGACCCTTAACTACCGTCCCTGCTCGTGTTCAGAACTTCCTAGGGTCCAGTAGTTACTAGGACTTCACAGGACCCACTGGTGCCTGAGGCTACCCAGGGCCCACTGGTGCCTGAGGCTACCCAGGGCCCACTGGTTCCTGAGGCTACCCAGGGCCCCACTGGTGCCTGAGGCTACTCAGGCCCCACTGGTGCCTGAGGCTACCCAGGACCCACTGGTGCCTGAGGCTACCCAGGACCCACTGGTGCCTGAGGCTACCCAGGGCCCACTGGTGCCTGAGGCTACCCAGGGCCCACTGGTGCCAGAGGCTACCCAGGACCCACTGGTGCCTGAGGCGACCCAGGGCCCACTGGTGCCTGAGGCGACCCAGGGCCCACTGGTGCCATATCACGGGACTGACATTCACACATCAAACGCTCCAGAAGTCGTGTAGTCAGCAGCGAGCGACGAATGGCGCGGCTGTCATAACTCGGGGTAAATGCGCCTTTAACATCACAGTGAGGTATTTTATGGTAgtggcgggaggggggggggggggagggagtgaaaCCCTTTGGTTGAGGAGTGTCTCTGAGGAAATACACTTtgccggggacaggaagcctgtattttGGTTTGCATGTGAGacttgcaagcaacagcctggttgggccaagctctcacaagtcaggcctggcctcgagccgggcttggggagtagaagaactcccagaatcccagccAAGTCCACAACAGAGAATCCCAGATTCTGAACAGGAGCCCCCATGAAGAGCCACGGTTGCACCTGCGACTCTGCCATTTGCATGTTGCTCAGCACCAACGCTGCAGCACCAGTCACGACGGTCATTGCTGCCAGAACACGCAACATCATGGAACCGGTGGAGGCAACAGGTTGGCCGCCCAACCATGCTGTCATTTCACCCATTCACCAACCATACAGTCACATCACCCACTCACCAACCATACAGTCACATCACCCACTCACCAACCATACAGTCACATCACCCACTCACCAACCATACAGTCACATCAACCACTCACCTGCCATGCAGTCACATCAACCACTCACCAACCATACAGTCACATCAACCACTCACCTGCCATGCAGTCTCATCAACCACTCACCAACCATACAGTCACATCAACCACTCACCAACCATACAGTCACATCAACCACTCACCTGCCATGCAGTCACATCAACCACTCACCAACCATACAGTCACATCAACCACTCACCTGCCATGCAGTCTCATCAACCACTCACCAACCATACAGTCACATCAACCACTCACCAACCATACAGTCACATCAACCACTCACCTGCCATACAGTCACATCAACCACTCACCAACCATACAGTCACATCAACCACTCACCTGCCATGCAGTCACATCAACCACTCACCAACCATACAGTCACTCACGACTGGGGGTAATGCTGTAAAATGTTATTCATTATTAATTAAATAAGTTTCACTAACTAACAATCGCATCACTAACAATCGCATCACTAACAATTTCAGCCCCAACAATCCGAGCACTATCAGTCCCAGCACTAACAGTCACAACGATAACAACCCCATCGCTAACAATCTCAGGTCTAACAAACCCATCACTAACAATATCGGTTCTAACGATCCAAACACTAACAATCCTACAACAACAATCCCAGCGATAATAATTCCACCAATAAATATCTTAGTAAAAACGATCACAATACCCACAATCCCTGTACTAACAATCTTAACTATAATAATTACTACAGGAACAATCTACAAAATACCAATCCCCCTAATGACAATCCcaacaataaaaaaaacagtAATAATTATTTCACTAACAATCACAGCACAATCAGCATTAACAAACCACAAACAATCACAGTAAGCGGCTTTAACAATCCCAGAACTAACAGTCACAGCAATAACAATCACATGACTAACAATAATAACATTAAGAATCACAGCACTAACAATCTCACCACAAAGAACCGCAGCACTAACAATCGCAAAAATGACAATCGAAGGATAAAATTCTCATTAATAACAATGCCAGCACAACAGGCGAGGCAACACTGACAACAGGAGAGGCAGCACTAACAATCGGCGAGGCAGCAATAACAATCAGCGAGACAGCTCTAACAATCGGCGAGGCAGCAATAACAATCAGCGAGGCAGCTCTAACAATCGGCGAGGCAGCACTAACAATCAGCGAGGCAGCTCTAACAATCGGCGAGGCAGCACTAACAATCAGCGAGGCAGCTCTAACAATCGGCGAGGCAGCCCTAACAATCAGCGAGGCAGCTCTAACAATCGGCGAGGCAGCACTAACAATCAGCGAGGCAGCTCTAACAATCAGCGAGGCAGCTCCAACAATCAGCGAGGCAGCTCTAACAATCAGCGAGGCAGCACGAACAATCGGCGAGGCAGCACTAACAATCAGCGAGGCATCACTAACAATCAGCGAGGCAGCACTAACAATCGGTGAGGCAGCACTAACAATCGGCGAGCCAGCACTAACAATCAGCGAGGCAGCACTAACAATCGGCGAGCCAGCACTAACAATCGGCGAGGCATCACTAGCAATCAGCGAGGCATCACTAACAATCCGGCGAGGCAGCACTAACAATCGGCGAGGCAGCACTAACAATCGGCGAGGCATCACTAACAATCGGCGAGGCAGCACTAACAATCAGCGAGACAGCACTAACAATCGGCGAGGCAGCACTAACAATCAGCGAGACAGTACTAACAATCGGCGAGGCATCACTAACAATCGGCGAGGCAGCACTAACAATCGGCGAGGCATCACTAACAATCGGCGAGGCAGCACTAACAATCGGCGAGGCAGCACTAACAATCGGCGAGGCAGCACTAACAATCGGGGAGGCAGCACTAACAATCGGCGAGGCAGCACTAACAATCGGCGAGGCATCACTAACAATCGGCGAGGCAGCACTAACAATCGGCGAGGCAGCACTAACAATCGGCGAGGCAGCACTAACAATCGGCGAGGCAGCACTAACAATCGGCGAGGCAGCACTAACAATCAGCGAGGCAGCACTAACAATCGGCGAGGCAGCCCTAACAATCAGCGAGGCATCACTTACAATCGGCGAGGCAGCACTAACAATCGGCGAGGCAGCACTAACAATCGGCGAGGCAGCACTAACAATCAGCGAGGCATCACTAACAATCGGCGAGGCAGCACTAACAATCGGCGAGGCAGCACTAACAATCGGCGAGGCAGTACTAACAATCGGCGAGGCAGCCCTAACAATCAGCGAGGCATCACTAACAATCGGCGAGGCAGCACTAACAATCAGCGAGGCAGCACTAACAATCGGCGAGGCAGCCCTAACAATCAGCGAGGCATCACTAACAATCGGCGAGACAGCACTAACAATCGGCGAGACAGCACTAACAATCGGCGAGGCAGCACTAACAATCGGCGAGGCAGCCCTAACAATCAGCGAGGCATCACTAACAATCGGCGAGGCAGCACTAACAATCGGCGAGGCAGCACTAACAATCAGCGAGGCAGCACTAACAATCGGCGAGGCAGCCCTAACAATCAGCGAGGCATCACTAACAATCGGCGAGGCATCACTAACAATCGGCGAGGCAGCACTAACAATCAGCGAGGCAGCACTAACAATCGGCGAGGCAGCCCTAACAATCAGCGAGGCATCACTAACAATCGGCGAGGCAGCACTAACAATCAGCGAGGCAGCACTAACAATCGGCGAGGCATCACTAACAATCGGCGAGGCAGCACTAACAATCAGCGAGGCAGCACTAACAATCGGCGAGGCAGCACTAACAATCAGCGAGGCAGCACTAACAATCGGCGAGGCAGCACTAACAATCAGCGAGGCATCACTAACAATCGGCGAAGCATCACTAACAATCGGCGAGGCAGCACTAACAATCGGCGAGGCAGCACTAACAATCAGCGAGGCAGCACTAACAATCGGCGAGGCAGCACTAACAATCGGCGAGGCAGCACTAACAATCAGCGAGGCAGCACTAACAATCGGCGAGGCAGCCCTAACAATCAGCGAGGCATCACTTACAATCGGCGAGGCAGCACTAACAATCGGCGAGGCAGCACTAACAATCGGCGAGGCAGCACTAACAATCAGCGAGGCATCACTAACAATCGGCGAGGCAGCACTAACAATCGGCGAGGCAGCACTAACAATCGGCGAGGCAGTACTAACAATCGGCGAGGCAGCCCTAACAATCAGCGAGGCATCACTAACAATCGGCGAGGCAGCACTAACAATCAGCGAGGCAGCACTAACAATCGGCGAGGCAGCCCTAACAATCAGCGAGGCATCACTAACAATCGGCGAGACAGCACTAACAATCGGCGAGACAGCACTAACAATCGGCGAGGCAGCACTAACAATCGGCGAGGCAGCCCTAACAATCAGCGAGGCATCACTAACAATCGGCGAGGCAGCACTAACAATCGGCGAGGCAGCACTAACAATCAGCGAGGCAGCACTAACAATCGGCGAGGCAGCCCTAACAATCAGCGAGGCATCACTAACAATCGGCGAGGCATCACTAACAATCGGCGAGGCAGCACTAACAATCAGCGAGGCAGCACTAACAATCGGCGAGGCAGCCCTAACAATCAGCGAGGCATCACTAACA
This genomic window from Procambarus clarkii isolate CNS0578487 chromosome 1, FALCON_Pclarkii_2.0, whole genome shotgun sequence contains:
- the LOC138363133 gene encoding uncharacterized protein, coding for MPLEQPQKVSISVQDLMESVIMYPDSEHCRKYRCESSYGVGDDQYGVGDDQYGVGDDQYGVVDDQYGVGDDQYGFGDDQYGVVDDQYGVGDDQYGVVDDQYGVVDDQYGVGDDQYGVVDDQYDVGDDQYGVVDDQYSVVDDQYGVIDDQYGVVDDQNSVVDDEYGVGDDQYGVVDDQNDVVVDDQPKNGLLHPPVQVMRHKRIFSLLGPTACFIVSYTTVSAASLIVSAASPIVSDASLIVRAASPIVSAASLIVSAASPIVSDASPIVSDASLIVRAASPIVSAASLIVSAASPIVSAASPIVSDASLIVRAASPIVSAASPIVSAVSPIVSAVSPIVSDASLIVRAASPIVSAASLIVSAASPIVSDASLIVRAASPIVSTASPIVSAASPIVSAASPIVSDASLIVSAASPIVSAASPIVSAASPIVSDASLIVRAASPIVSAASLIVSAASPIVSAASPIVSAASLIVSAASPIVSAASPIVSDASPIVSDASLIVSAASPIVSAASLIVSAASPIVSAASLIVSAASPIVSDASPIVSAASLIVSAASPIVSDASLIVRAASPIVSAASLIVSAASPIVSDASPIVSDASLIVRAASPIVSAASLIVSAASPIVSAASPIVSDASLIVRAASPIVSAASPIVSAVSPIVSAVSPIVSDASLIVRAASPIVSAASLIVSAASPIVSDASLIVRAASPIVSTASPIVSAASPIVSAASPIVSDASLIVSAASPIVSAASPIVSAASPIVSDASLIVRAASPIVSAASLIVSAASPIVSAASPIVSAASPIVSAASPIVSAASPIVSDASPIVSAASPIVSAASPIVSAASPIVSAASPIVSAASPIVSDASPIVSAASPIVSDASPIVMLPRRIVSDASLIASDASPIVSAGSPIVSAASLIVSAGSPIVSAASPIVSAASLIVSDASLIVSAASPIVRAASLIVRAASLIVGAASLIVRAASLIVSAASPIVRAASLIVRAASPIVRAASLIVSAASPIVRAASLIVSAASPIVRAASLIVIAASPIVRAVSLIVIAASPIRDFDELLAVFNFEYFVSFPTHISGSSFDPVVTDIPASIVHSRPLGYVGSSDHQAVFTTLAILTDRGEESVRTDYGTEGTGQPSAQS